The following coding sequences lie in one Nitrospira sp. genomic window:
- the arc gene encoding proteasome ATPase, which yields MAEPKGSSGRLRSFRDSVKRLAQSLSDGEGVVTHKNDEHAREVEKLRTQIQSMEEEIRRLYQSRYQLEQTTKQNEKLVATLQEAKSQIETLRAEVEKLTAPPSTYGIFSSLDTDGTGNVYVSGRKMKVSLHPSIKPKSLRKGQEVILNEALNVIAVRGFDVQGEVVRLKDVLEGNRALVTLHFDEEKVAELGEPLLSERLSVGDHLLYDPRSGCVIEKLPKSEAEELVLEEVPDVDYEHIGGLQKEIDQVRDAVELPFLYPHIFSNYKLSAPKGVLLYGPPGCGKTLIAKAVASSIAKKLGHLKDKQLRSYFLHVKGPELLNKYVGESERQVREVFKKAKERADDGHPVIVFFDEMDALFRTRGTGISSDIESTIVPQFLSEIDGVERLTNVIVIGASNRQDLIDPAVLRAGRLDVKVKVGRPDMAAARDIFSKYVTTDLPFAEDDLQRHGGDTRALVDSLMNMTVDAMYATTDENKFIEVTYANGEKEVLYFKDFASGALIEGIVSRAKKFAVKRAIAKEGTGLRAEDLIRAIREEFKEHEDLPNTTNPDDWAKVAGKKGEKIVHLRTISGGPSEARQIETVNTGHYL from the coding sequence ATGGCCGAGCCAAAAGGGAGTTCAGGCCGACTCCGGTCCTTCCGTGATTCCGTCAAGCGCCTGGCTCAATCACTTTCTGACGGAGAGGGAGTCGTGACACACAAAAACGACGAGCACGCGCGCGAGGTCGAAAAGCTTCGCACCCAAATCCAGTCCATGGAAGAGGAGATTCGGCGGCTCTATCAGTCACGCTACCAGCTCGAACAGACGACGAAGCAGAATGAAAAGCTCGTCGCCACCCTCCAGGAAGCTAAATCACAAATCGAAACCCTGCGGGCCGAAGTTGAAAAACTGACGGCTCCTCCCTCGACCTACGGAATTTTTTCCAGCCTCGATACCGACGGAACCGGAAACGTCTATGTGTCCGGCCGCAAGATGAAGGTGAGCCTCCATCCGTCCATCAAGCCGAAGAGCCTGCGAAAAGGGCAGGAAGTCATTCTCAACGAAGCATTGAATGTGATCGCGGTGCGCGGGTTTGACGTGCAAGGAGAAGTGGTTCGCCTGAAGGATGTGCTGGAAGGCAATCGGGCGTTGGTCACACTGCATTTCGACGAAGAGAAGGTCGCTGAGCTCGGCGAGCCGTTACTGAGCGAACGGCTCAGCGTCGGAGACCACCTTCTTTATGATCCGCGATCGGGTTGCGTGATCGAGAAATTGCCCAAGTCGGAAGCCGAAGAACTCGTCCTTGAAGAGGTGCCGGATGTGGATTATGAGCACATTGGAGGCCTGCAGAAGGAAATTGACCAGGTCCGCGACGCGGTCGAACTCCCGTTCCTGTATCCGCACATCTTTTCCAACTACAAATTGAGCGCACCGAAAGGCGTCCTATTGTACGGCCCGCCTGGTTGCGGCAAGACGTTGATCGCAAAAGCCGTGGCCAGCTCGATCGCCAAGAAGCTGGGACATCTCAAGGACAAGCAGCTGCGCAGCTACTTCCTGCATGTCAAAGGGCCGGAACTGTTGAATAAGTATGTCGGCGAGTCGGAGCGGCAGGTGCGAGAAGTGTTCAAGAAGGCCAAGGAACGTGCCGATGACGGCCATCCCGTGATCGTCTTTTTCGACGAAATGGATGCGCTATTCCGCACGCGCGGCACCGGGATTTCGTCGGACATCGAGTCGACCATTGTGCCGCAGTTCCTCTCTGAAATCGATGGAGTGGAGCGTCTGACCAATGTGATCGTCATCGGCGCCAGCAACCGACAGGATCTGATCGATCCGGCGGTGCTCCGGGCGGGTCGTTTGGACGTGAAGGTGAAGGTCGGTCGGCCGGACATGGCGGCGGCCAGGGATATCTTCTCGAAGTATGTGACGACTGATTTGCCGTTTGCCGAGGACGACCTCCAGCGGCACGGTGGAGATACCCGGGCGTTGGTGGACTCCTTGATGAACATGACCGTGGATGCGATGTACGCCACGACGGATGAAAATAAATTCATCGAAGTGACCTACGCGAACGGCGAGAAAGAAGTCCTGTACTTTAAGGATTTTGCCAGTGGAGCCTTGATTGAGGGGATTGTCTCGCGCGCCAAGAAATTTGCGGTCAAACGCGCGATCGCGAAAGAAGGGACCGGGCTGCGGGCGGAGGATTTGATCCGGGCGATTCGTGAGGAATTCAAGGAACACGAAGACTTGCCGAATACGACCAACCCGGATGACTGGGCGAAGGTTGCGGGCAAGAAAGGCGAGAAGATTGTCCACCTCCGGACGATCAGCGGCGGGCCTAGCGAGGCGCGCCAGATTGAAACCGTCAACACCGGTCACTACCTGTAG
- a CDS encoding proteasome accessory factor PafA2: MNDTHSHSFSRVIGTETEFGIASRDPNATDPVANSIHLIGHYPNLPAPQAVWDYENENPLLDARGFEVDGERERPGPDYNRQLNKVLANGGRLYVDGAHPEYSTPECTNAREVVAFERVGERIVAQALEQITKERGRDQFVLYKNNSDGKGNSYGYHENYLVARSVSFERITQVLMPFLVTRSIYAGSGKVGAENQTSPADYQISQRADFFETLVDLNTMVRRPIINTRDEPHSDSAKYRRLHVIVGDANMAELSTYLKVGTLSIVLELLEAGADLPKISLADPINAIKQVSRDVRAQESLKLAGGGFSTAIAVQRAYLKAAQGYFACHELNQVTKDVLVRWEDVLDRLERDPRLLVRELDWVAKRYLIESYMDRKSCGWDDPRVRLMDFQYHDVRPEKGLYYTLERSHMIERIVLDHEIARAEMNPPVGTRAYFRGQCVRKYPNVVYGASWTSVLFDIGQNKIKRIPLMDPLRGTEALTGELLAQAESAAALLAKLSS; the protein is encoded by the coding sequence ATGAACGACACCCATTCGCACAGCTTCTCTCGAGTCATCGGCACGGAGACGGAGTTCGGCATTGCCAGCCGAGACCCGAACGCGACCGACCCGGTGGCGAATTCCATCCATCTTATTGGTCACTATCCGAATTTGCCCGCCCCGCAGGCAGTGTGGGACTACGAGAATGAAAACCCCTTGCTGGATGCGCGAGGGTTTGAAGTCGATGGAGAACGGGAGCGGCCGGGGCCTGACTACAATCGGCAATTGAACAAAGTGTTGGCCAACGGCGGCCGGCTCTATGTGGATGGTGCCCATCCCGAATATTCCACCCCGGAATGTACCAACGCCAGAGAAGTGGTGGCCTTCGAGCGGGTGGGCGAGCGCATTGTCGCGCAGGCGTTGGAACAGATCACGAAGGAGCGGGGGCGGGATCAGTTCGTCTTGTATAAGAACAATTCCGACGGCAAGGGCAACAGCTACGGCTATCATGAGAACTACCTCGTGGCCCGCTCGGTTTCGTTCGAGCGAATCACGCAGGTGTTGATGCCGTTCCTCGTGACCCGGTCCATCTATGCCGGATCGGGCAAAGTCGGAGCGGAGAACCAAACCAGTCCTGCCGACTATCAGATTTCCCAACGCGCCGATTTTTTTGAAACGCTCGTCGATCTCAACACGATGGTCCGGCGGCCGATCATCAACACGCGGGACGAACCCCATTCCGATTCGGCTAAATATCGGCGGCTCCATGTCATTGTCGGCGATGCCAACATGGCCGAACTCTCGACCTACCTCAAGGTGGGTACGCTGTCGATTGTGCTGGAATTGCTTGAGGCCGGGGCCGATCTCCCCAAGATCAGCCTGGCCGACCCCATCAATGCCATCAAGCAGGTGTCCCGTGATGTGCGAGCTCAGGAGAGCCTGAAGTTGGCGGGCGGCGGTTTCTCGACGGCCATTGCCGTGCAGCGTGCCTACCTGAAGGCCGCGCAAGGGTACTTTGCCTGTCACGAATTGAACCAGGTCACGAAAGATGTCTTGGTGCGCTGGGAAGATGTCCTTGACCGGTTGGAGCGGGACCCGCGATTGCTCGTGCGCGAGCTGGACTGGGTGGCCAAACGCTACCTGATCGAGTCCTATATGGATCGCAAGTCCTGCGGCTGGGATGATCCGCGCGTCCGGCTCATGGACTTTCAATACCACGACGTCCGCCCCGAAAAAGGGCTGTACTACACGCTTGAGCGAAGCCACATGATTGAACGCATCGTGCTGGATCACGAAATCGCCCGGGCGGAGATGAATCCCCCCGTCGGCACGCGGGCATATTTCAGAGGCCAGTGTGTGCGGAAATACCCGAACGTCGTCTACGGGGCAAGTTGGACGTCCGTGCTGTTCGATATCGGCCAGAACAAAATCAAACGAATCCCGCTGATGGATCCGCTCCGGGGGACCGAAGCCCTGACGGGAGAACTCCTGGCCCAAGCGGAATCCGCGGCGGCATTGCTGGCGAAACTTTCGTCCTGA
- the prcB gene encoding proteasome subunit beta, whose translation MTHHASLPHHDGSSFFDFLTQCHPELRPGLPEVGVQRATVPVDLSRAGTVAVPHGTTVLALKYRDGAIIAGDRRATEGFQIADRRIEKVFRIDDYSAMAIAGAAGPCIEMAKLFQTELEHYEKLEGMQLSCEGKANKLGQMVKANLPMVFQGLVVMPLYVGYDLKRKEGRIFKYDITGGRYEESDHHSIGSGGKDARNTMREYYRPGLQEEEALRVGLLALYNAADEDVGTGGPDLVRGIFPTAKIVSGTGIVDVPEERVRALYDTILAERRRA comes from the coding sequence ATGACACACCACGCTTCGCTCCCACACCACGACGGCTCCAGCTTCTTCGACTTCCTCACTCAATGCCATCCTGAATTGCGGCCCGGTCTTCCGGAGGTCGGAGTTCAGCGAGCAACCGTGCCCGTAGACTTGAGCCGGGCCGGGACCGTGGCGGTGCCGCACGGAACCACCGTCTTGGCTTTGAAGTATCGGGATGGGGCGATCATTGCCGGCGATCGCCGGGCGACCGAAGGATTTCAGATTGCCGACCGGCGCATCGAAAAGGTCTTTCGTATCGATGACTACTCCGCCATGGCCATTGCCGGAGCGGCAGGGCCCTGCATCGAGATGGCCAAGCTGTTTCAAACCGAACTTGAACATTATGAAAAGTTAGAAGGAATGCAGCTGTCCTGCGAGGGCAAAGCCAACAAACTGGGGCAGATGGTCAAGGCCAATCTGCCCATGGTGTTTCAAGGGCTGGTCGTCATGCCGCTCTATGTCGGGTACGATCTCAAACGGAAGGAAGGGCGGATCTTCAAATACGACATCACCGGCGGTCGTTATGAAGAATCCGATCACCATTCCATCGGCTCGGGCGGGAAGGACGCGCGCAACACCATGCGGGAATATTACCGGCCTGGTTTGCAGGAAGAGGAAGCCCTTCGTGTCGGTCTGTTGGCGCTCTACAACGCCGCCGATGAAGATGTCGGAACTGGAGGCCCGGATTTAGTGCGTGGCATTTTCCCGACTGCCAAGATCGTCAGTGGCACCGGCATTGTCGATGTGCCGGAAGAACGGGTCCGTGCCTTGTACGACACCATACTCGCGGAGCGAAGGAGAGCCTAG
- the prcA gene encoding proteasome subunit alpha, with protein MPLPYYVSPEQMMQDKAEYAKKGIAKGRSIIALEYVDGILLAADNPSASLHKVSEVYDRIAFAGAGRYSEFEHLRKAGIRHADLTGYMYSREDVSARTLSNAYSQSLGTAFSTDVKPLEVEILVVQVGTNGQANEIFRISFDGSIVDEKNLAVIGGRSEAVQQYLREHASPQPPTLRDGLRRCHAALEQVATQKIPSENLEVAVLDRNRQGRKFRRLTSTDIAQLFG; from the coding sequence ATGCCGTTGCCCTACTACGTCTCACCTGAACAAATGATGCAGGATAAGGCGGAGTATGCCAAGAAAGGCATCGCCAAAGGCCGGTCCATCATCGCGCTGGAATATGTCGATGGCATTCTCCTCGCGGCGGATAATCCCAGCGCGTCGCTGCACAAGGTCTCCGAGGTCTATGACCGCATTGCCTTTGCCGGGGCGGGACGGTACAGCGAATTCGAGCATCTCCGCAAGGCGGGGATTCGTCACGCCGATCTGACCGGCTACATGTACAGCCGCGAAGATGTCAGTGCCAGAACGCTGTCTAACGCCTATTCCCAAAGCCTGGGAACCGCGTTCAGCACGGATGTGAAACCGTTGGAAGTGGAAATATTGGTCGTCCAGGTCGGGACGAATGGCCAGGCCAATGAAATTTTCCGTATCTCGTTCGACGGCAGCATCGTGGACGAAAAGAATCTTGCGGTGATCGGCGGGCGGTCCGAAGCGGTGCAGCAATATTTGCGGGAACATGCCAGCCCCCAACCTCCCACGCTGCGAGACGGACTACGGCGTTGCCACGCCGCGCTGGAGCAGGTCGCCACGCAGAAGATTCCTTCGGAGAATCTCGAAGTGGCCGTTCTCGACCGAAACCGCCAGGGTCGGAAGTTCCGACGCTTAACCAGTACCGACATCGCCCAATTGTTCGGCTGA